CTACGTGGCGGTGCGGCTGCGCGGGCACTTCCCGGTGCTGTACGCCGGCAACAAGGGCCTGGTGGCGCACGAGTGCATCCTCGACCTGCGGCCGTTGACGAAGGCGACCGGGGTGAGCGTGGACGACGTGGCGAAGCGGCTGATCGACTACGGCTTCCACGCGCCGACGATGTCGTTCCCGGTGGCCGGCACGCTGATGGTGGAGCCGACCGAGAGTGAGGACCTGGCCGAGCTGGACCGGTTCTGCGACGCGATGATCGCGATCCGGGCGGAGATCGACAAGGTGGGCTCCGGTGAGTGGCCGGCCGGGGACAACCCCCTGGCGAACGCCCCGCACACGGCGGCGATGGTGGTGGCCGACGAGTGGCCGCACCCGTACCCGCGGTCGGTGGGCGCCTACCCGGGCGGCACGGACCGGGCGGGGAAGTACTGGCCGCCGGTGCGGCGCATCGACGGCGCGTACGGTGACCGGAACCTGGTGTGCTCGTGTCCGGCGCCGGAGGCGTTCGAGAGCTGAGGCGTCATGCCGGGGCGGTCGTGTGCCGCCCCGGCCGGTCGTCGACCTGGGGAGGGTGGTCCCCGCCGGGGGGACTAGCCTGGGTCGACGTGCCGGGCACGCTGCGTGATCGCGTCAGGCGACCAGGGCGTGTCGGGCGGGGCCGCGGTGCGGGGCGATGGTGCTGCCGTCGGGGAGGAGTTCACCGGTGTCCTCGAAGATGATGACACCGTTGCAGAGCAGGCTCCAGCCCTGCTCACGGAAGCAGGCGATGACGCGGGCGGCTTCGCGGTCGGTCGCCTCGGCGGAGGGGCAGGTGGGTTGGTGCTGGCACATCGGGTTCTCCGGACTGTGGGGGCACTGTGTCATGGTTCACATGACCAGTGACGCACAGTACCAAGCGGAACCGCGCGGTATCGAGCAGGCATCGGTCATGTTCACCGGAAATCCACTGAACGGATGAGGGAGAATGGGCCACACGGCGTGGAAGCGCTCCCACGCCGGATGGCGGTGATGCCCGCCGCGCCGGCGCGCTGCCGCGGCCGGCTCGTCGAACGCGCCCGGCTGCAGTGGTGGACCACCGACGGCGGCGACCCCGCCGCCCTCGCCCAGGAATTCCTGCTCACGCACGGTGTCGACGTGACCGACCTGGGCCGCCCGGGCCGGCACGACCCCGACGGCGTCTGCGGCGCGGCCCTCTACGTCTCCGCCGCCGCCGGGGCCCTGGCCGCCGGCGCACCGCCCGGCGCCGCCAGCCCGGTGCCCGCGCTGCCCGACCTGGTGGTCGTCGTCCACGGCCACGCCGACGCGGCCACCGCCCCGCAGCCGGCCGGTCGTGATCCCGGCTGGTGGCTGGGGGACTGGCGGGACAGCTGGACCCCCGACGGCACGCCGAGGCCGTCGAGGCGGTCCGCGCCGCGATCGGCCGCGGCGACGTCTACCAGGTCAACGTCGTCGGGCACGCCGCCGCCGCGTACCGGGGCGACCCCGCCCGGCCCTCGCGCGCCTCGGCGCCCTGCCCGGGGCCCGCTACGGCGGCACCCTCACCGGAGCCGGCTGGGCGATCGGCTGCGCCTCCCCGGAGACCCTCGTCGAGGTCACCGACGGCCGCCTGGTCACCCGGCCGATCAAGGGCACCCGCCCGGCGACCCCCGCCGGGCGGCGCGAGCTGCTCGCCTCCACCAAGGAACGCGCCGAACACGTCATGATCGTCGACCTGGAACGCAACGACCTGGCCCGCGTCGCCCGCACCGGAACGGTGCGGGTGGACGAGCTGTTCGCCGTACGCCGGTGGTGCGACCTGTGGCAGGCGGAGTCGACGGTGTCCGCGGCGGCCGGGGACGGTCTGGGCCTGGCCGATCTGCTGCGGGCGGTCTGCCCCGGCGGGTCGGTCACCGGTGCGCCGAAGCGCGCCGCGCTGCACGAGATCGCGACCCTGGAACCGGTCGGGCGGGGCGCCGGCATGGGCGCGCTCGGTTGGGTCGCGCCCGGCCGGGTCGACCTGGGCCTGACCATCCGCACCGCCGCGGCCGACACGCAGCGACTGCACGTGTGGGCCGGCGGCGGCATCACCTGGGACAGCGACCCGGACGCCGAGGTCGCCGAGGCCGCCGCCAAGGCCGCCCCGCTGCGCGCGCTGCTCGCCGCCGGCTGACCGCGCCGACCCCACCGTCACCTGCCACAATGGATTGATCATGACGGGGGTGGAGGCGAGACGGGGATGCTGCCGAATCAGGTCGTCGACACCGCGCCGCTGCCGGCGGCGGACCGGTTCGAGTTCTGGCACGCGCTGGTCGCGCAGGAGACCGCGGCCGCGCACATCAGCAGTCCCCACCTGCACGACTTCCGCGCCCACGCCCGGGTCGTCGACCTGGGCCGGATCACCCTGACCGCGCTGCGCTACCCCTCGCTGGACACCGTCCGGCCGCCCACCCTGGTCCGCCGGTACGAGGCGGACGTCTACCAGTTGGCGCTGCCCGAGGCCGGGCGCAGCGAGCTGGTCCAGGACCGGCAGGAGGTGCAGCTGAGCCGCCCGTCGGAGTTCACTTTCCTGGACGCCTCCCGCGCGCACGTGGCCAGCCACCGGTCGACCGGGCCCGAGCCGTTGGACAACGTCACGGTGCAGATCCCGCACCACGAGCTGCCCCTGCCGCCGGACCGGGTCCGCCAACTGCTCGCCGCGCGGCTGCGCGCCGACGAGGGGATGGGCGCGCTGCTGGCCCAGCACGTGCGCCGCATCGCCCAGCACCCCGAACAGTTCGCCCCCACCGACGCGCCGCTGCTGGCGCGGGTGACGCTGGACCTGGTGTCGGCGACCCTCGCGCAGCACCTCGACCGCACCGGCGACCTGCCGGTCGAGGTACGCCAGAACGCCCTGCGCGCCCGCGTCGACGCGTTCATCGACCGGCACCTCGGCGACCCGGCGCTCACCCCCGCGGCGGTGGCCGCCGCGCACCACCTGTCGCTGCGCTCCCTGCACCGGCTCTTCGCCGACGGCGAACTGACCGTGGCCGCCACCATCCGGTCCCGCCGGCTGGAGCGCTGCCGCCGCGACCTGGCCGACCCGCTGCTGGCCGGGCAGCCGGTGCAGGCCGTCGCCGCCCGCTGGGGCTTCGCCGACAAGGCGCACTTCAGCCGGGCGTTCCGCGCCGCGTACGGGTGCTCGCCGCGCGCCTGGCGCGACGCGGCACGGCGGTGAGGCGGGTCAGGGCCGGGCGAACGCGTCCAGTGCCGCCACGACCCGCTCGGTCATGCCGTTGCCGGTGCCGTGGCCGCCGCTGTCCACGATCTCCAGCCGGGCGTCCGGCCAGCCCTGCACGAGCCGCCAGGCGATGTCCGGTGGACCGCTGACGTCGAGGCGGCCCTGCACCAGCACGCCGGGGATGCCGGCGAGCTTCCCGGCGTCGCGCAGCAGCTGACCGTCGGGCAGGAACCCCCGGTGGGCGAAGTAGTGGGTGACCAACCGGGCGAACCCGTACCGGAACACCGGGTCGGCGAAGCGCGGACTGGGCCGGTGCCCGCCGGCGAGGGAGACGTGCACGTCCTCCCAGTCGCACCAGTCCCGGGCCGCCCGCTCCCGCACCCGCGGGTCCGGGTCGTTCAGCAGCCGGGCGTACGCGGCGCAGAGGTCACCGTCGCGGTCGGCCTCGGGCACCCCGGCGCGGAACCGGGCCCACTCGGCGGGGAAGACCCGGCCCATGTCCCGGGTCACCCACTCGATCTCCCGGTCGGTGTTGGCGACGACGCTGAACAGCATCAGCGCGGTGACCCGCCGCGGGTGCCGCTGGGCGTAGGCCAGGGCCAGCGACGACCCCCAGGACGCGCCGTGCAGCAGCCACCGGTCGATGCCCAGGTGCGCGCGCAGCAGCTCCATGTCGGCCAGCAGGTGCGCGGTGGTGTTCGTGGCCAGGTCCACGGCCGGGTCCGCGGCCGACGGGGTGCTGCGCCCACAGCCACGCTGGTCGAACAGGACGACCCGGTAGGCGGTCGGGTCGAACACGCGACGCCAGCCGGGGGTGGCGCCGGAGCCGGGGCCGCCGTGCACCACCAGCGCGGGCCGGCCGTCGGGGTTGCCACAGGTCTCCCAGTACACGCGCTGCCCGTCGCCGACGTTGAGCAGCCCGTGGTCGTACGGCTCGATCGGTGGATACATCCCGGTGTTCCTCCCCGCCGTCAGATGCAACAGTGCTGTTACATTAGCGGGTGTGACCGGACCACCCGACCGCGCGGCGTTGGGCACCCTGCTGCGCCACGTCCTCGACCTGCTCGACGGCGACGTGGCCGCCGTCTACGCCGACCTCGGCCGCACCGACTACCGGCCCCGCTTCTCGCCGCTGGTGCGGGTGCTGGTCGCCGACGGGCCGCTGCCGATCCGCGACCTGGCGGCCCGGGTCGGGGTCACCCACTCCGCGGCCAGCCAGACCGTCGCGCAGATGCGCCGCGCCGGACTGGTCGACGTCGCGCCCGGCCGGGACGCCCGGCAGCGGGTGGTCACCCTCACCGACCGGGCGTCCGCGCTGCTGCCGGTGATCGAGGCCGAGTGGGCGGCCACCACCGCTGCGATGCGGCAGCTCGACGCCGAGCTGCCGGTGCCCCTCGCCGACGAGCTGTACGCCGTGCTGGCCGCGTTGCGTCGCCGGCCGCTGCGCGCCCGGATCACCGACACCGGCCTGGCCGTACGCCGTACGGGCGACGGTACAGTCGGCGAGTGACCATCGAGTACAGCGGCACCGGCGACCCGGCCCGCAGCCTCGCCCTGCTCTGGCGTACCCGGGACAAGCCCAGCCGCCGCGGCGGCGACCTCGGCGTGGAACGGATCGTGCGCGCCGCCATCGAGGTCGCCGACGCCGAAGGCCTCGCCGCGCTGTCCATGCGCCGCGTCGCCGAACGCCTCGGCGTGGGCACCATGTCGCTCTACACCCACGTGCCCGGCAAGGGCGAACTGCTCGACGTCATGCTCGACACCGTGTACGGCGAGACCGCCCGCCCCGACGACGTGCCCGGCGGCTGGCGCGGCCGGCTCACCCAGATCGCCCGGGAGAACTTCGCGCTCTACCTGCGCCACCCGTGGCTGCTGCAGGTCGCCACCACCCGCCCACCGCTGGGCCC
The Micromonospora sp. R77 DNA segment above includes these coding regions:
- the pip gene encoding prolyl aminopeptidase — translated: MYPPIEPYDHGLLNVGDGQRVYWETCGNPDGRPALVVHGGPGSGATPGWRRVFDPTAYRVVLFDQRGCGRSTPSAADPAVDLATNTTAHLLADMELLRAHLGIDRWLLHGASWGSSLALAYAQRHPRRVTALMLFSVVANTDREIEWVTRDMGRVFPAEWARFRAGVPEADRDGDLCAAYARLLNDPDPRVRERAARDWCDWEDVHVSLAGGHRPSPRFADPVFRYGFARLVTHYFAHRGFLPDGQLLRDAGKLAGIPGVLVQGRLDVSGPPDIAWRLVQGWPDARLEIVDSGGHGTGNGMTERVVAALDAFARP
- a CDS encoding DUF5999 family protein; protein product: MCQHQPTCPSAEATDREAARVIACFREQGWSLLCNGVIIFEDTGELLPDGSTIAPHRGPARHALVA
- a CDS encoding MarR family winged helix-turn-helix transcriptional regulator gives rise to the protein MTGPPDRAALGTLLRHVLDLLDGDVAAVYADLGRTDYRPRFSPLVRVLVADGPLPIRDLAARVGVTHSAASQTVAQMRRAGLVDVAPGRDARQRVVTLTDRASALLPVIEAEWAATTAAMRQLDAELPVPLADELYAVLAALRRRPLRARITDTGLAVRRTGDGTVGE
- a CDS encoding TetR/AcrR family transcriptional regulator — its product is MTIEYSGTGDPARSLALLWRTRDKPSRRGGDLGVERIVRAAIEVADAEGLAALSMRRVAERLGVGTMSLYTHVPGKGELLDVMLDTVYGETARPDDVPGGWRGRLTQIARENFALYLRHPWLLQVATTRPPLGPQVTAKYEYELRAVDGIGLTDLEMDAVVTLVTGYVHGAVRGAVEAAQAAARTGMTDEQWWQAHAPYLDTVLDPRRFPLAARVGTAAGQEYQAATDPDRAFAFGLARILDGVEVLLRDRDTTGGNTRSASDR
- a CDS encoding helix-turn-helix domain-containing protein, with product MLPNQVVDTAPLPAADRFEFWHALVAQETAAAHISSPHLHDFRAHARVVDLGRITLTALRYPSLDTVRPPTLVRRYEADVYQLALPEAGRSELVQDRQEVQLSRPSEFTFLDASRAHVASHRSTGPEPLDNVTVQIPHHELPLPPDRVRQLLAARLRADEGMGALLAQHVRRIAQHPEQFAPTDAPLLARVTLDLVSATLAQHLDRTGDLPVEVRQNALRARVDAFIDRHLGDPALTPAAVAAAHHLSLRSLHRLFADGELTVAATIRSRRLERCRRDLADPLLAGQPVQAVAARWGFADKAHFSRAFRAAYGCSPRAWRDAARR